From a single Streptomyces liliifuscus genomic region:
- a CDS encoding Lrp/AsnC family transcriptional regulator has translation MRDSPFDELDIAIVDAVRSAPRVSWRNLAPVLGVDPATISRRWSRMHSEGVAWVTAHPAGSATPACALVEITCVPGRSGTVADVLAADIEAATVKLTSGARDVVVLAQAPDFDALSRYLLDRVEHVPGVTSIHSHIVTRSALEASRWREGALNDEQRRQLRTDAGTRPDHAAALQAPDHRIIRALNIDGRMSFERIAAQVDLSPVAVRRRLARLEEAGLIIFRCDTSRLISGHAIAAVYFGSLDAHELEEAEGRIRTLPGVRACSVVAGPHNVIIDAWLRSTAETHDLERKMRQVLPALRIQDRSLVLRTVKLLGRVLDSEGRSVRSVPLLAQDSAPGHR, from the coding sequence ATGCGGGACTCCCCCTTCGACGAACTCGACATCGCCATCGTGGACGCCGTGCGATCGGCCCCGCGCGTGAGCTGGCGCAATCTGGCACCGGTCCTGGGCGTGGATCCGGCGACCATCAGCCGTCGTTGGTCTCGTATGCACTCCGAGGGAGTCGCGTGGGTCACGGCCCACCCCGCGGGGAGCGCGACACCCGCCTGTGCCCTGGTGGAGATCACCTGTGTCCCGGGGCGATCGGGCACCGTGGCGGACGTCCTCGCCGCCGACATCGAGGCCGCCACCGTCAAGTTGACCTCCGGTGCACGGGATGTCGTGGTGCTGGCGCAGGCCCCGGACTTCGATGCTCTCTCGCGCTACCTCCTCGACCGGGTGGAGCACGTCCCCGGGGTCACGTCCATACACAGCCACATCGTTACGCGGTCGGCCCTGGAGGCCAGCCGGTGGCGCGAGGGCGCACTCAACGACGAGCAGCGCCGGCAACTGCGTACCGACGCCGGGACCCGACCGGATCACGCCGCCGCCCTCCAGGCCCCCGACCATCGCATCATCCGCGCGCTGAACATCGACGGACGGATGTCTTTCGAGCGGATCGCCGCACAGGTCGATCTCAGTCCCGTCGCCGTGCGGCGCCGGTTGGCACGGCTGGAGGAGGCGGGACTCATCATCTTCCGCTGTGACACCTCGCGTCTCATCTCGGGACATGCCATCGCCGCCGTCTACTTCGGGTCGCTCGACGCCCACGAACTCGAGGAGGCCGAGGGGCGGATCCGTACGCTGCCGGGAGTCCGGGCGTGCAGCGTCGTGGCCGGTCCTCACAACGTCATCATCGACGCCTGGCTTCGGTCGACGGCGGAGACGCACGACCTGGAGCGGAAGATGAGACAGGTCCTGCCCGCGCTGCGAATTCAGGACCGGTCGCTGGTCCTTCGTACGGTCAAACTCCTCGGCCGCGTCCTGGACTCGGAGGGAAGATCGGTACGCTCCGTGCCGCTGCTGGCCCAGGACTCCGCACCCGGGCATCGGTGA
- a CDS encoding aldehyde dehydrogenase family protein — protein sequence MTGRDGGIVVVNPTTGYELGFYPYTTPEAVDRVLDDAAASQWPRSRVEDRVAAIGRLGDVLVERREPLAALITLEMGKPIRQARAEIDKCLTACRYYAEELPRILWPDTFDIDGDTAMVRVVPIGVVFAILPWNYPWWQVIRAMLPAIAAGNTVVLKHAESVTGSAMAVEDVFQEAFGAGVLQAIVVDGPTASGIIEDSRVAAVTFTGSDRVGALVAARAGAALKKCVLELGGSDPFVVLADADVPAAAAAAVKSRFLNNGQSCIAAKRILVHRDVHDAFVHELVPHVSELRVGDPAEETTEVGPLARRDLRDSLSEQRARALAAGGRVIAQADAPESAQGAWFSPSIVEVDGNDSVLLTDETFGPLGALTTGADDEELIALANSSRYGLSSSVWSADRGHASSVGDRVHAGAVFINTISATDPRLPTGGIKASGYGRELGKWGVHELANIQALRIRKT from the coding sequence ATGACGGGGAGGGACGGCGGCATCGTCGTGGTCAACCCCACGACAGGCTACGAGCTGGGCTTCTACCCGTACACGACTCCCGAAGCCGTCGACCGGGTACTCGACGACGCGGCGGCCTCGCAGTGGCCCCGGTCCCGTGTGGAGGACCGCGTCGCGGCGATCGGCCGGCTCGGCGACGTCCTGGTGGAGCGGCGGGAGCCGCTGGCGGCGCTCATCACCCTGGAGATGGGGAAGCCGATCAGACAGGCGCGGGCCGAGATCGACAAGTGCCTCACCGCGTGCCGCTACTACGCCGAGGAACTGCCCCGAATCCTGTGGCCGGACACCTTCGACATCGACGGCGACACAGCGATGGTCCGAGTCGTGCCGATCGGGGTCGTGTTCGCGATCCTTCCGTGGAACTACCCGTGGTGGCAGGTGATCCGGGCGATGCTTCCCGCGATCGCGGCGGGCAACACCGTCGTCCTCAAGCACGCGGAGTCCGTCACCGGAAGTGCCATGGCGGTTGAGGACGTGTTCCAGGAGGCCTTCGGCGCGGGCGTCCTGCAGGCCATCGTCGTGGACGGGCCGACGGCGTCGGGCATCATCGAGGACAGCCGGGTCGCCGCCGTCACCTTCACCGGCAGCGATCGCGTGGGTGCTCTTGTCGCTGCGCGTGCCGGCGCCGCGCTGAAGAAGTGTGTGCTGGAGCTCGGGGGATCCGACCCGTTCGTCGTGCTCGCAGACGCCGATGTCCCCGCCGCGGCCGCCGCCGCTGTGAAGTCCCGGTTCCTCAACAACGGTCAGAGCTGTATCGCGGCGAAGCGGATACTCGTCCATCGCGACGTGCATGACGCGTTCGTGCACGAACTGGTGCCGCACGTAAGCGAGTTGAGGGTGGGGGATCCGGCGGAGGAGACGACCGAGGTCGGCCCGCTCGCACGCCGGGACCTGCGTGATTCCCTGAGTGAGCAGCGTGCCCGGGCCCTGGCGGCAGGCGGCCGCGTGATCGCGCAGGCCGACGCGCCCGAGTCCGCTCAGGGAGCGTGGTTCTCGCCGTCGATCGTCGAAGTGGACGGGAACGACTCGGTCCTCCTCACCGACGAGACGTTCGGTCCGCTCGGCGCGCTCACGACCGGTGCGGATGACGAAGAGCTCATCGCCCTCGCGAACTCCTCGCGATACGGGCTGAGCAGCAGCGTGTGGAGCGCGGACCGTGGTCACGCCTCGTCCGTTGGCGACAGGGTCCACGCCGGAGCGGTGTTCATCAACACGATCTCCGCGACCGACCCCCGCCTGCCCACCGGCGGTATCAAGGCCAGCGGCTACGGACGCGAGCTGGGCAAGTGGGGGGTCCACGAGCTGGCCAACATCCAGGCGCTGCGGATCCGGAAGACATGA
- a CDS encoding homoserine dehydrogenase, giving the protein MGAVSRADVVLSGYGPVGQAFVDHLARQGDKLARHHGVLPRVRAIRASSAQCWPRGGEPVPPRSAWSPLISLEETLERTAARVFVQAIPSSPALRQQAAKEAVEALRQGVHVVTATKSHLLGHWRELDEAARGLGVMIRISGATGAALPAGDLSRTALRGMGCETIRACPNGTVTCVLDRLARGDSLSDAIREAQRRGIAEADPSADLSGEDAATKVRLLAALAWGWDPALVRVESQPVIEDTAGQALGAVSRHRRLRAVAGASVNQPYLVRVRLEETRPGDPLHALDGPENAVVFGCPDAGDVTVSGGRSSPLGAALALVKDTIEVTAPRTGFL; this is encoded by the coding sequence ATGGGTGCAGTGAGTCGGGCCGATGTGGTGCTTTCCGGCTACGGCCCGGTCGGTCAGGCCTTCGTGGACCACCTGGCTCGACAGGGCGACAAGCTCGCGCGCCACCACGGAGTACTGCCTAGAGTCCGTGCCATCCGCGCGAGTTCGGCGCAGTGTTGGCCGCGCGGGGGTGAGCCCGTACCGCCACGCTCGGCATGGAGCCCGCTCATCTCGCTGGAGGAGACGCTCGAACGGACCGCTGCCCGCGTGTTCGTCCAGGCGATTCCGTCCTCGCCCGCACTCCGGCAGCAGGCCGCGAAGGAGGCTGTCGAGGCGCTGCGCCAGGGCGTCCACGTCGTCACGGCCACCAAGAGCCATCTGCTCGGCCACTGGCGCGAACTCGACGAGGCGGCTCGCGGACTCGGGGTCATGATCAGGATCTCCGGGGCGACGGGGGCGGCCCTGCCGGCGGGAGATCTGTCGAGAACGGCGTTGCGTGGGATGGGCTGCGAGACGATCCGGGCCTGCCCGAATGGCACCGTCACGTGCGTCCTCGACCGGCTTGCCCGGGGTGACTCGTTGAGTGACGCGATCCGGGAGGCGCAGCGCCGGGGAATTGCGGAAGCTGATCCCTCGGCCGACCTGTCCGGCGAGGATGCCGCCACGAAGGTGCGGCTGCTGGCAGCGCTGGCCTGGGGATGGGATCCGGCGCTGGTACGTGTGGAGTCGCAGCCGGTGATCGAGGACACCGCCGGTCAGGCCCTGGGCGCGGTGTCCCGGCATCGCCGACTGCGGGCCGTCGCTGGCGCATCCGTGAACCAGCCCTACCTCGTCCGGGTCCGGCTGGAGGAGACGCGGCCGGGCGACCCCCTGCACGCCCTCGACGGGCCGGAAAATGCAGTGGTGTTCGGCTGCCCGGACGCGGGCGACGTGACAGTGAGCGGGGGACGCTCGAGTCCGCTGGGGGCCGCTCTCGCCCTGGTGAAGGACACGATCGAGGTCACCGCTCCCCGCACCGGATTCCTCTGA